CTTGCCCTTATGCACGGTATGGGACTTGGTGTCAGGCAGCGCGGGGTATTCTGTTGCGTCTTTTGTGTGACAATCGGTGCAAGCCGTATCCATTGCGCCGTCCTGCCTCATGCTGGTATAAGCGTTTCCATCTCCGTGAACCTCTCTTTTGCTGTGACAATCCATGCACGCCATGTTGCTTTTTGCATGGACGCCCATGCATGCATTGGTCTCATCGTATTTGGCTGTGGCTTTTTCACGGGCATGGCATTTAAGACAGGTGTCACTTGACCGGGCTGTTTCAGTTGAGTAAACACACCCCTCGTCTGTTTTCTGAAGGTGGCAATCATCACAACTTTGCACATGACAATTTTTACACCCAAGGGCGTCGTACGGCACCCCGCTTATGGCCATGAAGCCATCCTTGGCCTCATACCAAGACCGCATGCCTTCACCAGTGTGGTGCAAACCCGATAAAAAACATCCCTGTTGCTCTTCGGCGTCAGCAGGCAGACCGGACAAGATCAACACTGACACAAAAAATAAAGTAAAACAAATTCTGCACTTCATCTTTCTTTCTCTCCTCTCTTTTTGTTGATAACGACCCATAGCAAACGGCACTGCCGCAACAAATCATAAACGCATCCAGACCTTTTACTACAAAATCATTCAAATAAACGCGCATGACGAATCTCTCTAACCTCAACATATTGAGTCGAATTTAATTAGGCAACACAACACATTGAGCAAGCCCCTAATCAAGGAGTTCGACCCATATTTTTCAAACTTCAAATAAAAAGTCAATTAAGAATCATGGCAATTGCAATAGCAAACTGCTTCTTTACTGCATTCTAAAATTAGTCGATGATTATATCGTCATGAAGGAAAGCAAATAATTAGGCCGACAAGTGGTTATGAATTTTGTAGAACAAAGACGTAGCAGCCACAGCATCAAAAAACAAAATAGCGGACAAAATCCAACTGATCTTCATAATTTTTTTTGCAAAAACCCCGTCCTAAGCCCTCGACATCCCATCAAAATAGGCGTAGTGTATGTCAATTAGTTCGATTATTAGTTTTTTAAATAAAAAAGTGAGGCAAAAGGCATTCATAAAACAGCCTCCCCAAAAAAAATCATTTATGTCTGCATAAAAATTTCTATTCCCAAGAAGCTAACCTGAAGGGGATTGACATGCCACAGAAGATGCAAAAACCCGAAATCATAGAAGAGACAAAAAAACGTATATTCTCTACAATCATGGAAGGCGATCGTGACCTGGCGGTTACTATTGTTCGGGATTGGGCGATAGGCAACAGCTATGAAGATGCGATCCACCAAATCCTTGAACCGGTCATGGAAACAATCGGAAAGGATTGGGGAGATTCCGAAAAGGTGAGTCTTGGCCAGGGGTATGTACTGAGTAAGGTCGTCGAGGATATTTTTAAGGAAGCGGCCCGAAAACGCTTACAAACAGGACAGCCTCCCCAGGAAAAAGGACCGGTTGTGATAGGAAATATTTTGGACGACAATCACAGCCTGGGAAGAAAACTGGTGAAAATATTTTTGGAGACCGAAGGCTGGAAGGTTTATGATCTTGGCAATGACGTACCTGCCGTTAATTTCGTTGACAAGGCCCTGGAAACCGATGCGCCTGTTATTGCCGTGTCCGCAATGATGCTGAGAACAGCGCTGAATATCAAGGAGGTGAGAGCTGAAATTGATAGGCGCAAGTTAGGTAAAAAAATTAAACTGGCTGTTGGGGGCGCGGTTTTTTGTCAACGGCCTGAACTCGTAAACGAGGTTGGTGGAGACGGCACATCGTATAATGCCATTGGTGTTTGCGAGCTGATGGAAAAGCTGGTTCACGACCTCAAAAGCGTACAGGAGAGGGCATCATGAATCATGCAGAACGAATTATGGCCACCATGCAGGGTATGCCCACAGATCGCAGGGCACTCGTTTTAGTCATGTCATTATATGCGGCCCGATTAACCGCCTGCCCTCTGGATGAACACTACACCAACCCTGATGTTTATTTTAGAGGACAGGTTGCCGTTCAAAAAAAATTTGAACCGGATGTGCTTTTTTCCCCTTTTGTTCTTCCATATATGGGGGCAGCATTCGGCAGTGAAATCAAACTATTCAAAAACCAGGCACCGAACATAGCCACCCCGGCAATTAAGCGTCCAGAAGATTTTGCTTCCCTGCCTGTACCCAATGTCGATTCAAACTTTCATCTCTCTTATATAAGAAAATGTTTGAAACTGCTTGTCAAAGAATATGGAAAAAATATTCCGGTGGGGGCTTTTGCGTTAAGCCCAGTGGATCTACCGGCCATGATTATGGGCATGGAAGCATGGCTGGAGACCATGCTTTTCAAGCAAGACCTTGCCGAACAGATTATTGAGCAGGTGACCCCCCATTTTATAGAGTATACCAATGCGCTTTTTTCCGACGGGGTAAGTTTTATTGTATTGCCCCTCCCTTTTGCCAATCTTCGGATCATCACCCCGAAAATTGCCAGGGAAATTACCGTGCCGAAATTAAAAAATACGTTCGAACAGGTTGCAGGGCCGCTGATTCTCCACCATGTGGGGGCCTCTTTTTTAAATTCACTGGAACATCTCCAGGACCTTCCCAATGTTATGGGCTATTACATAGGAAAGGAAGACAGCCTTGTTAAGGCGCGTGAAATTGTCGGGCCGCAAAAAATATTGCTCGGGAATATTGACGGCCCCGGCCTCCGGAAGAAAACGGTTGAAGATATCCAACATCAGACCCGTAACATCCTTGGACAAACCAAGGATGATCCTTGTTTTATTCTTGCAACATCATCCCCTGATATTGATATCGATACTCCGGAAGAAAACATTTTTGCCATTGTAAACGCTGTAAAAGAATTCAGCCGAAGGAAAGACATTGGAAGCCCCTGATACCAAAAAAATCACTGTCCTGGCCTGTTCGATTTTTCGCAGGGAAATCGAAGCGCTTATCGATACAGGAGAATTGATTGTTGATGCCCATTACATCAACTCAATGATGCATATGCGGCCTGAAAAATTGTCCACCGTGCTCGATGCGGCCACAAAAAGAATGACACAGGACGGTAAAAAAATCGTTCTGATGTTTGGTGAGTGTCATAATCGTATGGACAAGTACCATTCAAGAATCGATGTCCAGCGTGTGAAAGGTTGCAATTGTGTTGAAATTATTTTAGGCAAAGAACGATACGCCACCCTGCTTAAAGAAGGGGCTTTTTTTTTAATGCCCGAGTGGATCGGCAGGTGGAAAGAGATATTCAACGATGAACTTGGTTTAAAAGGAGATATTGGAAAAGAGTTCATGCAGGAAATGCACAAATTCTTTCTTTATGTGGATACCGGGCTGGCGCCTGTACCGGAACAAACACTCAATGAAATATCACAGACGCTGGGCCTGCCATGGAAAAGCATCCGCACCGATATGACCCATCTTTTAGGGGCAGTTCAAACAGCATTGGAAACATTTAATTCATGAAACGTCGCCCGATCATCCAACGCCAACCCGCAGATGCCTTGATGATTTTAGATATTGTGGAACAGGTGTTGTTGAATACCGACAATCCGGTCCAGGCTGGTAAGGAACTCTCGGAAATCCTGCGTGAACTCACCGGTGCAAAAGCTGTAACCATCATGCTTCTGGATGTGGACAACGACAAATATACCCATAAAATGATGGTCATCAATCCAACCCGAAGAAAAACAGAGCAATTGCAGGAAACCGTATCTTACATGGCCAGGCAGAGCGTGGGATTGACGGAACCGTACCTGTGGAACGAAATCGATAACAACCCAATGTCGGCCATCAATCAACAGCTTGACCAAATGGAAATGGATAATACGATTATTGCCCCTCTCGTGTCTGCCAAAAAACATGTGGGCTGTCTTTTGCTCCTGGGTTTGCCGGAAAAAGATTTTGGAAGAAACAAGGTCTTAAGTGCGTTGAAAATGTTTTCAAGCGTCCTTGCGCTCACCATTAATAACATTTTGTTATATGAAAATCAGGAGATGATAATAACCGCACGCACTGCGGAATTGAGGAGCACGAACCATGCCCTGAAAAGGGAAAACAACGAACGAGAACGTGCCGAAAAAGAGCTGCGGGTGCTTCAAAATTACCTTGCAAACATAATTGATTCCATGCCTTCCATACTTATTGGTGTTGATGTGAACTGCAACGTCACCCTTTGGAACAAAACTGCGGAGCAGGCTACGGGAAAAACAGCACAGGATATCCAGGGGCAATATCTATTGGATGCCTTTCCTCCCATGCATAAGCACCTGGAAAAAGTTGTTGAAAGCATCAAAACTAGAGGAATCAGAAAAAAGCAGACTCTGCTGGTACATACAGGAGATTTAAATCGTTACAAAGATATCACCATATATCCCCTGGGCGCCGAGGAAGTAGAGGGTGCCGTGATTCGGGTGGATGACGTAACAGAGCGGGTGCGCATAGAAGAGATGATGATCCAGAACGAAAAAATGCTTTCCGTAGGCGGATTGGCCGCAGGCATGGCACATGAAATCAACAACCCACTGGCCGGCTTGCTGCAGACTGCCCAGGTCTTGTCAAATCGCCTGGGAACCCGTTGCCGGATCCCCGCAAACCAAGAAGCCGCTGAAGCGGCCGGCATCACCATGGAAGGCATTGAGCAGTTCATGACGGCCCGGGGTGTTCCTCGCATGCTTAATACGATTACGAACTCGGGACAAAGGATGGCCGACATTGTGCATAACATGCTCAGTTTTGCCAGGAAAGACCAGGCAGAAACTTCAGCCCATGATCTGGAAAACATCCTCGATAAAACCATCGAACTGGCAGCCACTGATTTTAATTTTAAAAAACAACACGATTTCAAAAAAATAAAAATAATCAAAGCCTATGCTCACGACATACCAACGATTTTCTGCCAAAAGAATAAAATTCAGCAGGTGCTGCTCAACATCCTGCGCAACGGCGCCCAAGCCATGCAGACGGCCGGGACCCCTTCACCCCAATTCATTTTTCGGACACGCCTGACGCCGGACAAAAAAAAAGCGATCATAGAAATCAAGGATAATGGGCCGGGGATGGACGAACAAACCCGCAAACGGATATTTGAACCCTTTTTCACGACCAAACCCGTGGGAGAGGGCACCGGTTTAGGATTGAGTGTTTCCTACTTCATCATCACCGAAAACCACAAGGGCGAGATAGCGGTTGAATCAGACCCCGGTAGGGGGGCAAAATTTATCATCAGCCTACCCGTGATATAGTTAGTGATTGAACGAAAAGGCACCCACCTGCGGCGTTGCATCTGGGCAACTTTTCGTCCAACCACGGGTTTCCGTTCATGCAATAATTAATCACAAAACAATATTGCTATAGAAATAGTCAACTGCATTTTTGATTTCATCTTTTTTAAATTTAACCGCCAGCATGGAAAGAACCGTAGACACAGGTGCAATCACTGCGATGGCGGCAAAAAGATACCCCAAAAAAAGCCGGACTCGCAATTTCCTGGCAGGATTGCCTCTCTTCCCTTTCCTGAGAATAAATTTTGACCAAATTTTAAAAATCCGCTGAATACGTTTTTCAAAAAGTATATATTGCGGCACTACGGTGACTGCGCCGCGCCTGTTAAGGGTTTCCTGAATTGATTCGGGATCATTGTTATTTAAGGATTTCATCAAAATTGTTCCAAACCTTGAAGCGTCATGAATATCCTGATCTGATATGCCGGCATCCGGCAAAAGCCCAAAAAATATTTTTTTCTTCCCGGACAACATCCAAATGGCAATGGTGAGCACCCCAAGCAGATTATTGGTTCTGTCTCCAAGAACGATATTGCCGAACAGGCGACCACCGGATTTAATAATTTTTTGTTTCACTGTCTCATGGGCCAGCAGCCACATGTTTCTGCATCCGATGATGGTCAAAACAGGCCGCCCGTCCAGAACCTTTGCGTCAGAGGAATCAAGGAAAGCTGTGATGGGCAGCGACGGGGCAAGGAACCAGACCTGATATGCAAGAATAACCAAATCATAGGATTCATTTGGGTCGAATTGAACCGGCTCTATTTCACACGGTATCCCCTCAACAGATTCAGGAAAGACATCGCAAAACTGGGTCGCCGACCATGGAAAAGGAAACGCCGGTTTTGGTTTGATGTTTTCATAAACGATAGAAACGGTTTCATTATTTTTGAAGGGTGATATTACGGATTGAACAATATCGGTCAATTGACCGGTTTGTGAATAGTGTATGATAAGTATTTTTTTCATCTTGATCCAATCTGCTGATCACTTTTAAATATGGGAGATTATAAGGACGGGAGCAATTGTAAAATTATTTATCATTGGCCCGGCACCGTATAAGGGTGTGGCCAATGCCAAGTCCGTCATCAACTGATTCGATGTGTAGGCCGGCCCTTAAGAGGAGCTCTTCGATCTTGGAAAACCGGTACATACGACTGTTACCATTAGCCATGGCCGTAAAATAAGGCGAAGAATTAATTAAACAATAGGCGGCAATTTCAAATTGTTGACGATCCCAATATGTATCCAGAATAAACAAGCGGCCTTGGGGAGCCAATGCAGCTTTTCCACGTTCAAGCAGGCTTAAAATTTGATCTTCGGAAAAACAGACCAGAAATTGACTCATCCACACCGCATCAAACCCGCATGGAAACACGAATTTCGGATCCAACAAATCACAGACAGGGTATGGGGAGA
This window of the uncultured Desulfobacter sp. genome carries:
- a CDS encoding DUF1638 domain-containing protein, with translation MEAPDTKKITVLACSIFRREIEALIDTGELIVDAHYINSMMHMRPEKLSTVLDAATKRMTQDGKKIVLMFGECHNRMDKYHSRIDVQRVKGCNCVEIILGKERYATLLKEGAFFLMPEWIGRWKEIFNDELGLKGDIGKEFMQEMHKFFLYVDTGLAPVPEQTLNEISQTLGLPWKSIRTDMTHLLGAVQTALETFNS
- a CDS encoding cobalamin-dependent protein (Presence of a B(12) (cobalamin)-binding domain implies dependence on cobalamin itself, in one of its several forms, or in some unusual lineages, dependence on a cobalamin-like analog.); this translates as MPQKMQKPEIIEETKKRIFSTIMEGDRDLAVTIVRDWAIGNSYEDAIHQILEPVMETIGKDWGDSEKVSLGQGYVLSKVVEDIFKEAARKRLQTGQPPQEKGPVVIGNILDDNHSLGRKLVKIFLETEGWKVYDLGNDVPAVNFVDKALETDAPVIAVSAMMLRTALNIKEVRAEIDRRKLGKKIKLAVGGAVFCQRPELVNEVGGDGTSYNAIGVCELMEKLVHDLKSVQERAS
- a CDS encoding ATP-binding protein, which produces MKRRPIIQRQPADALMILDIVEQVLLNTDNPVQAGKELSEILRELTGAKAVTIMLLDVDNDKYTHKMMVINPTRRKTEQLQETVSYMARQSVGLTEPYLWNEIDNNPMSAINQQLDQMEMDNTIIAPLVSAKKHVGCLLLLGLPEKDFGRNKVLSALKMFSSVLALTINNILLYENQEMIITARTAELRSTNHALKRENNERERAEKELRVLQNYLANIIDSMPSILIGVDVNCNVTLWNKTAEQATGKTAQDIQGQYLLDAFPPMHKHLEKVVESIKTRGIRKKQTLLVHTGDLNRYKDITIYPLGAEEVEGAVIRVDDVTERVRIEEMMIQNEKMLSVGGLAAGMAHEINNPLAGLLQTAQVLSNRLGTRCRIPANQEAAEAAGITMEGIEQFMTARGVPRMLNTITNSGQRMADIVHNMLSFARKDQAETSAHDLENILDKTIELAATDFNFKKQHDFKKIKIIKAYAHDIPTIFCQKNKIQQVLLNILRNGAQAMQTAGTPSPQFIFRTRLTPDKKKAIIEIKDNGPGMDEQTRKRIFEPFFTTKPVGEGTGLGLSVSYFIITENHKGEIAVESDPGRGAKFIISLPVI
- a CDS encoding uroporphyrinogen decarboxylase family protein encodes the protein MNHAERIMATMQGMPTDRRALVLVMSLYAARLTACPLDEHYTNPDVYFRGQVAVQKKFEPDVLFSPFVLPYMGAAFGSEIKLFKNQAPNIATPAIKRPEDFASLPVPNVDSNFHLSYIRKCLKLLVKEYGKNIPVGAFALSPVDLPAMIMGMEAWLETMLFKQDLAEQIIEQVTPHFIEYTNALFSDGVSFIVLPLPFANLRIITPKIAREITVPKLKNTFEQVAGPLILHHVGASFLNSLEHLQDLPNVMGYYIGKEDSLVKAREIVGPQKILLGNIDGPGLRKKTVEDIQHQTRNILGQTKDDPCFILATSSPDIDIDTPEENIFAIVNAVKEFSRRKDIGSP
- a CDS encoding dialkylrecorsinol condensing enzyme produces the protein MKKILIIHYSQTGQLTDIVQSVISPFKNNETVSIVYENIKPKPAFPFPWSATQFCDVFPESVEGIPCEIEPVQFDPNESYDLVILAYQVWFLAPSLPITAFLDSSDAKVLDGRPVLTIIGCRNMWLLAHETVKQKIIKSGGRLFGNIVLGDRTNNLLGVLTIAIWMLSGKKKIFFGLLPDAGISDQDIHDASRFGTILMKSLNNNDPESIQETLNRRGAVTVVPQYILFEKRIQRIFKIWSKFILRKGKRGNPARKLRVRLFLGYLFAAIAVIAPVSTVLSMLAVKFKKDEIKNAVDYFYSNIVL